One part of the Asterias amurensis chromosome 11, ASM3211899v1 genome encodes these proteins:
- the LOC139944282 gene encoding cytochrome P450 1A1-like, which produces MLLATGQAAMARLVPQFPTSINSATIILTILILIILIMEECRRLVIRRGAPKGVGKALPGPWGVPILGNILQLGSAPHETFMKMADKYGDVFQIHIGSRPVVVLNGYDTIRQALVKQGVDFAGRPDLTSTRCMNTILGSTLAFTNYSEGWKMHRKITESSVRHFTSGRQLSSVGARISKEAQALIDVWTVHFNKDNKGKDTKNGPFDILKLSVSNVMYSYMFSKSHSLDDQKLLDFVAMSDNFSKAIGTGNPADFMPWMKPFSKKIFDNFEKMMYDYKSWFGADITKHTKEYKSESESNILDYLITMNRRMDPEDKERLHLTEETIVNTVYDVFGAGFETVSALLQWTIAIMIMYPDVQREIQKELDEVVGRDRVPCASDRKQLPITESCLLEIIRISSVVPMTIPHSTTRDTELNGYFIPKDTVVFVNLHSLNYDKKTWDNPGEFRPRRFLREDGTSLDPTKTISVMPFGAGKRRCIGSELARLEFFLYSSTLLQQCTFEANGDKPSLKSSPGLVQKPNPFSMTVSKRELNIPTP; this is translated from the coding sequence ATGTTGCTTGCTACCGGACAGGCCGCCATGGCACGCCTTGTGCCACAGTTTCCTACTTCTATCAACTCGGCGACGATCATCCTCACAATTCTCATCCTCATCATTCTGATCATGGAGGAGTGTAGACGTCTCGTCATCCGTCGTGGGGCTCCCAAGGGTGTCGGCAAAGCGCTCCCCGGCCCGTGGGGTGTGCCTATACTCGGTAACATCCTCCAGCTTGGTTCCGCTCCCCACGAGACCTTTATGAAGATGGCTGACAAGTACGGAGACGTGTTCCAGATCCATATCGGCAGTCGACCCGTGGTGGTGCTGAACGGTTACGACACCATCCGACAGGCGCTGGTCAAGCAAGGCGTCGACTTCGCCGGCCGGCCTGACCTGACGTCCACCCGGTGTATGAACACCATCCTCGGTAGCACTCTGGCCTTCACGAATTACAGCGAGGGATGGAAGATGCACCGTAAGATTACCGAGTCGTCCGTACGGCACTTCACCTCGGGCAGGCAGCTCAGCTCAGTGGGGGCACGCATCAGCAAAGAAGCACAGGCTCTGATCGATGTATGGACTGTCCACTTCAACAAAGACAATAAGGGTAAAGACACTAAGAATGGACCCTTTGACATACTGAAGCTCTCTGTGAGTAACGTCATGTACTCGTACATGTTCAGCAAGAGCCACTCACTGGACGATCAGAAACTACTGGACTTTGTTGCGATGAGTGACAATTTCTCCAAAGCAATCGGCACGGGCAACCCGGCGGATTTCATGCCGTGGATGAAGCCCTTCTCCAAGAAGATTTTCGACAACTTCGAGAAGATGATGTACGACTACAAGAGCTGGTTCGGCGCGGACATTACAAAGCACACCAAGGAGTACAAGTCCGAGTCCGAGTCGAACATTCTGGATTATCTGATCACCATGAATCGCCGGATGGACCCCGAGGACAAGGAGCGTCTCCACCTCACAGAGGAGACGATCGTGAACACCGTGTACGACGTCTTCGGAGCTGGATTTGAGACGGTATCCGCACTCCTCCAGTGGACTATCGCGATCATGATCATGTACCCAGACGTCCAACGCGAGATACAGAAGGAACTTGATGAAGTAGTCGGGAGAGACCGTGTTCCTTGTGCGTCGGATCGCAAGCAGTTGCCAATCACAGAGTCCTGCTTGCTCGAGATCATCCGGATCTCATCCGTGGTTCCGATGACCATCCCCCACAGCACCACCAGGGACACGGAACTTAACGGTTACTTCATTCCAAAGGACACGGTGGTATTTGTTAACCTTCACTCGTTGAACTACGACAAGAAGACATGGGACAATCCGGGCGAGTTTCGCCCCCGTCGATTCCTCCGAGAAGACGGCACCTCACTCGACCCTACCAAGACCATCTCCGTGATGCCGTTCGGGGCGGGTAAGCGCCGATGTATCGGATCTGAACTGGCTCGATTAGAGTTCTTTCTGTATTCCTCTACCCTCTTGCAACAGTGCACATTCGAAGCTAATGGGGATAAACCATCATTGAAGTCAAGCCCTGGTCTGGTGCAGAAGCCAAACCCATTCAGCATGACCGTAAGCAAACGGGAACTAAACATCCCAACACCTTGA